The proteins below come from a single Acanthopagrus latus isolate v.2019 chromosome 4, fAcaLat1.1, whole genome shotgun sequence genomic window:
- the bbs4 gene encoding Bardet-Biedl syndrome 4 protein isoform X3 gives MIPAIIKEQLQETNGMCEYAIYVQALILRLEGKIQQSLELFQSCAILNPSSTDNLKQVARSLFLLGKHKAAIEFYHEAARLNEKDWEINHNLGLCYFFIKDFKNAEEHLNIALQINKHDKTFMMLGKVHLLAGDTDRAIDVYKRAVDFSPENTELLTTLGLLFLQLGKYQKAFEHLGNALTFDPNNYKAILAAGSMMQTHGDFDVAMNKYRVAACAVPESPPLWNNIGMCFFGKKKYVAAISCLKRAHYLSPFDWKVLYNLGLVHLTMQQYASAFHFLSAAINLNPRMGDLYMLLAVALTNLEDVENATRAYEQAVTMDESNPLVNLNFAIFLYNHGEKKGALDQYQEMERKVNVLRDSSSNFEFDSELMDMAQKMGAALQVTETLVWTKPGKDSKSKPNSAAATKTPGAPLGTNQALGQAMSSAASYNKNIQLPTGVSKGPSMPLEPEPDVDKAPSPPTDPPGSPGPVEPVKPRSSKSRSKVEA, from the exons GCGATCATCAAAGAACAGCTGCAGGAGACTAATGGAATGTGTGAATATGCCATATATGTTCAAG CACTAATCTTGCGTCTTGAAGGCAAGATCCAACAGTCACTGGAGCTGTTCCAGAGCTGTGCCATCCTTAATCCCAGCAGCACTGACAATCTCAAGCAAGTGGCCAGATCACT ATTTCTCCTGGGAAAGCACAAAGCAGCAATTGAATTCTATCATGAAGCTGCAAGGCTCAACGAGAAAGACTGg GAGATCAATCATAATCTGGGGTTGTGCTATTTCTTCATCAAAGACTTCAAAAAT GCTGAAGAGCACCTAAACATAGCTCTCCAGATAAATAAGCACGACAAGACGTTCATGATGCTCGGGAAGGTTCATTTGCTGGCTGGAGACACTGACAGGGCCATCGATGTGTACAAGAGAGCAGTGGA CTTCTCTCCAGAGAATACTGAACTCCTCACTACTCTTGGCCTGCTGTTTTTACAG CTGGGGAAATACCAAAAAGCTTTTGAGCACCTTGGAAATGCCCTCACTTTTGACCCCAACAATTATAAG gcCATActggcagcaggcagcatgATGCAGACTCATGGGGACTTTGATGTGGCCATGAACAAGTACCGAGTGGCAGCATGTGCTGTGCCTGAGAGCCCTCCTCTCTGGAACAATATTGGCATGTGCTtctttggaaaaaagaaatatgtagCT GCCATCAGCTGTCTGAAGCGAGCTCACTACTTGTCTCCTTTTGACTGGAAAGTGTTGTACAACCTGGGGCTGGTCCACCTGACTATGCAGCAGTATGCCTCAGCTTTCCACTTCCTCAGTGCAGCCATCAACCTGAACCCACGTATGGGGGATCTCTACATGTTGCTCGCAG TGGCTCTGACCAACTTGGAGGATGTGGAGAATGCCACAAGAGCATATGAACAAGCTGTGACGATGGACGA ATCCAACCCTCTCGTCAACCTGAACTTTGCTATCTTCCTCTATAATCATGGCGAGAAGAAAGGAGCTCTGGATCAGTatcaggagatggagaggaaagtCAATGTACTTCGAGACAGCAGTAGCAACTTTGAATTTGACTCTGAG CTGATGGACATGGCCCAGAAGATGGGAGCTGCCTTGCAGGTGACAGAGACTCTGGTGTGGACAAAACCAGGCAAGGACTCCAAATCAAAAccaaactctgcagcagcaaccAAAACTCCTGGGGCTCCCCTTGGTACCAACCAGGCTCTGGGCCAGGCCATGTCTTCTGCTGCCAGCTACAACAAGAACATCCAGCTACCAACAG GAGTTTCCAAAGGTCCCTCCATGCCCCTTGAACCAGAACCTGATGTGGATAAAGCTCCCAGCCCGCCCACAGATCCTCCAGGCTCCCCGGGACCTGTAGAGCCAGTCAAACCCAGAAGCTCCAAGAGTAGATCCAAGGTGGAGGCATGA